Proteins encoded by one window of Candidatus Sumerlaea chitinivorans:
- a CDS encoding FHA domain containing protein: MPELILKLGDTIVQRYVVDKDLISIGRSRDNDIVIENLSVSRNHARIRRQGNKFVLTDLNSANGTFVNNVRISKTEIVDGDVISIGKHRIEFINKEISDSDLIVEALGADRTMVLDKSPLAVLSIIEGKQKGREYQLTKFETSIGKAPSNDIVLSDDWFLSKKQAIITRRGNEYEIRDLGGFRKTRVNGVTLGEPRVLKHGDVIEFGTTRCLFQITDVPPAGEPSGRVPKELGLEDSIFASVSDLPPELIPQPEPPAEAAPPPASRDDEEWSEAERLLAKEEGALTNEAGIRLADIDVPEAGAAVAEEVAAEAMKGQEEVEKKEPAPMSRKKKREREFTTHQFASAAEQIIRQPTEESRQEDVEGAGAAPEEDKRVVSEVEGTEARQLTGDEEKPQAQISVVVSEQGELSADEKEIALWEAALQNESPVIRRHAAKMLKKLTGKDYAY; encoded by the coding sequence ATGCCCGAACTCATTTTAAAGCTGGGTGATACGATCGTACAGCGCTATGTCGTCGACAAGGACCTCATCAGCATTGGCCGTTCGCGCGATAATGATATTGTCATCGAGAACTTGAGTGTATCGCGCAATCACGCCCGGATTCGCCGACAGGGCAACAAATTCGTGCTTACGGACCTAAACAGCGCGAATGGGACCTTCGTGAATAACGTCCGAATTTCAAAAACGGAGATTGTAGACGGCGACGTCATCTCGATCGGGAAGCACCGGATTGAGTTCATTAACAAGGAAATAAGTGATTCCGATCTGATCGTCGAGGCGCTGGGGGCAGATCGCACGATGGTGTTGGACAAGTCGCCGCTTGCGGTGCTGTCCATCATTGAGGGGAAACAAAAAGGACGTGAGTACCAACTCACCAAGTTCGAAACAAGCATCGGCAAAGCTCCGTCGAATGACATCGTATTGAGTGACGACTGGTTCCTTTCGAAAAAGCAGGCGATCATCACACGGCGTGGCAACGAATACGAAATTCGTGACTTGGGGGGATTTCGCAAAACACGGGTCAACGGTGTAACCCTCGGAGAGCCACGCGTGTTGAAACACGGGGATGTGATCGAGTTTGGAACGACCCGATGTTTGTTCCAAATCACCGACGTGCCCCCTGCCGGCGAACCCTCTGGGCGTGTTCCCAAGGAGCTTGGGCTGGAGGACAGCATTTTTGCGAGTGTCTCCGACTTGCCCCCTGAGCTGATCCCGCAGCCAGAGCCTCCAGCGGAAGCCGCGCCGCCCCCAGCATCTCGCGACGACGAAGAGTGGTCGGAAGCGGAGCGCCTCCTTGCCAAAGAAGAAGGAGCTCTAACCAATGAGGCAGGAATTCGTTTGGCTGACATTGATGTCCCCGAGGCAGGAGCCGCTGTGGCTGAGGAAGTCGCGGCCGAGGCGATGAAGGGGCAAGAAGAAGTGGAGAAGAAGGAGCCTGCGCCCATGAGCCGAAAGAAGAAACGGGAGCGAGAATTCACAACACACCAGTTTGCCTCTGCCGCCGAGCAAATAATTCGTCAGCCAACGGAAGAGAGCCGACAAGAGGATGTTGAGGGAGCGGGCGCTGCGCCAGAGGAGGATAAGCGGGTTGTTTCTGAGGTGGAAGGAACAGAAGCGAGACAACTGACAGGGGATGAAGAAAAGCCCCAAGCCCAAATAAGTGTGGTGGTTAGCGAACAAGGCGAGCTAAGCGCTGACGAAAAGGAAATTGCCCTGTGGGAAGCTGCGCTGCAGAATGAGAGCCCGGTAATCCGCAGGCATGCTGCGAAAATGCTCAAGAAATTGACTGGGAAAGACTATGCTTATTGA
- a CDS encoding DNA double-strand break repair protein Mre11, which yields MDSLPELVREHRVQVVLCPGDLWDEESVSLETVTHLFDAFEKLAPVPVILAPGNHDFYHDCSYYEPGYYERKTGRRHPSNVRVFTSPVVESLRIPELPHVDFYGCCFEHNVPQTERILAGLQRLNRPENLNVLLLHGSLDDRLAVQRSGKDLTNPFSREELLASPFDYVALGHYHRYITIAGSDGCVRGAYGGIPLARGLDETDEHYVLVGEIRKGGVPSTEFKEISVDPRRIWRITVALDRSITNSRATFERIAAEFRRQGVGKDDMVFIELEGLVHPDTEAFFFDSQDFESLCFHAVVDQSKLEPDYDLASILADEASSKQVVGQFVRQMKEEIESAKDDAQKQILRAALLYGLDALNGKPIRRRYVDSKH from the coding sequence TTGGATTCCCTCCCCGAACTTGTGCGTGAGCACCGGGTGCAGGTGGTTTTATGCCCGGGCGATCTTTGGGATGAGGAATCGGTCTCACTCGAAACGGTGACCCACCTCTTCGACGCTTTTGAGAAACTTGCGCCTGTGCCGGTCATCCTCGCACCGGGCAATCACGATTTTTACCACGACTGCAGTTATTATGAACCGGGCTACTATGAACGTAAGACAGGCCGGCGCCACCCATCGAACGTACGCGTTTTCACCTCTCCGGTGGTTGAGTCGCTTCGCATCCCCGAACTCCCCCACGTGGATTTCTACGGATGCTGCTTCGAACACAACGTCCCACAAACCGAGCGCATACTGGCGGGATTGCAACGGCTCAACCGTCCAGAAAACCTGAATGTGCTCCTGCTCCATGGATCGCTGGACGATCGTCTCGCGGTGCAGCGCTCAGGCAAGGATTTAACGAATCCGTTCTCGCGCGAGGAACTTTTGGCGTCACCCTTCGATTATGTCGCGCTTGGACACTATCATCGTTACATCACGATAGCGGGGAGCGACGGCTGCGTGCGCGGCGCCTACGGTGGCATTCCCCTTGCCCGCGGATTGGACGAAACCGACGAGCACTATGTGCTGGTGGGAGAAATTCGAAAAGGAGGCGTCCCCTCAACCGAGTTTAAGGAGATTTCAGTCGACCCGCGCCGAATCTGGCGAATCACGGTAGCCTTAGACCGGTCGATCACGAACTCTCGCGCAACTTTTGAGCGAATTGCAGCCGAGTTTCGGCGGCAGGGTGTTGGCAAGGACGACATGGTATTCATCGAGCTCGAGGGGCTGGTTCACCCGGACACAGAGGCATTCTTTTTCGATAGTCAGGATTTCGAGTCGTTGTGCTTCCACGCCGTGGTGGACCAATCAAAGCTGGAACCGGACTACGATTTGGCTTCGATTTTGGCAGATGAAGCCTCCAGCAAACAGGTTGTGGGGCAGTTCGTTCGACAAATGAAAGAGGAGATCGAGAGCGCCAAGGATGATGCCCAGAAGCAGATTCTGCGAGCGGCGCTTCTCTACGGCCTCGATGCGCTGAATGGCAAACCGATTCGGAGACGCTATGTGGATTCGAAGCATTGA
- a CDS encoding Diadenosine tetraphosphatase, which produces MLIEGVAPRRVAVFSDIHGNLPALERVLAEIDASDVDFIVCCGDVVGYGAHPNECCELLRSRNIPTIAGNHDYAALSLIDITYFNEIAKRSIQWTRKVLKPENEKFLRDLPLSIEVADMLFVHASPRSPEAWNYVITLGDARQSFKSFGQRVCFIGHSHTPFVVENLDGDLTCPTSPVVEVKPGRRYLVNVGSVGQPRDRNPDACLCIYDREKHLLEIRRVEYDLERAQNAIREAGLPAELAERLAYGM; this is translated from the coding sequence ATGCTTATTGAGGGAGTGGCCCCTCGCCGCGTCGCGGTGTTCTCAGACATTCATGGTAATCTTCCCGCGCTGGAGCGAGTCCTCGCTGAAATTGACGCATCGGACGTGGACTTTATCGTCTGCTGTGGCGACGTCGTGGGGTATGGAGCCCACCCAAACGAATGTTGCGAGCTACTCCGCTCACGTAACATTCCTACCATTGCGGGAAATCATGATTACGCTGCTTTGTCCCTCATCGATATCACCTATTTTAATGAAATTGCCAAGCGTTCGATTCAGTGGACGCGTAAAGTTCTAAAACCTGAAAACGAGAAGTTTTTGCGAGATCTGCCCCTGTCCATCGAAGTCGCAGACATGCTCTTTGTCCATGCTTCGCCCCGATCTCCGGAAGCTTGGAACTACGTCATTACCCTTGGAGATGCGCGCCAGAGCTTCAAAAGCTTTGGTCAACGAGTATGCTTCATTGGGCACTCCCACACACCCTTTGTGGTCGAGAATTTGGATGGCGATTTGACGTGTCCGACGTCTCCTGTCGTTGAAGTTAAGCCGGGGCGTCGGTATCTCGTGAATGTCGGGAGTGTGGGGCAACCCCGGGACCGGAATCCGGACGCATGCTTATGCATTTATGATCGTGAAAAGCACCTGTTGGAAATCCGCCGGGTCGAATACGATCTTGAGCGTGCGCAAAACGCGATTCGCGAGGCGGGGCTTCCTGCGGAGTTAGCTGAACGGCTGGCCTACGGCATGTGA
- a CDS encoding putative secretion system X protein GspG-like 3, with amino-acid sequence MSRTSEKAFTLVELLAVVLILGILASISVGVYTTQVERARIAAARAMISEIEIAVNRYQIDTGQYPPSGSGSGSFPAASPAAGCGYLQLALTHGLGNTSGTLWHGPYLTIKREMLGDINGTPLEVLGGSISPGEVQILDPWRSPYRYVRSGPAPDDYATMKGTRLPSGHPYALTDVYYNPSTFQISSRGPNGSPADWQDVGSDADDITNFGI; translated from the coding sequence ATGAGTCGAACAAGCGAAAAAGCCTTTACGTTGGTCGAGCTTCTGGCGGTGGTGTTGATCCTCGGCATTCTCGCCTCCATTTCTGTCGGGGTTTATACGACCCAAGTTGAGCGCGCGAGGATCGCTGCGGCTCGCGCGATGATCAGTGAGATTGAAATTGCAGTCAATCGCTACCAGATCGACACAGGCCAGTATCCGCCGAGCGGGAGCGGCAGCGGCTCCTTCCCAGCCGCAAGTCCGGCCGCGGGATGCGGATATCTTCAGCTGGCGTTAACGCACGGGCTTGGAAACACCTCCGGGACCCTGTGGCATGGGCCTTACCTGACGATCAAACGGGAAATGCTTGGCGACATCAATGGCACACCCCTGGAGGTCTTAGGTGGGTCCATTTCGCCGGGGGAGGTTCAGATTCTTGATCCGTGGCGTTCCCCATACCGGTACGTGCGGTCTGGACCAGCCCCCGATGATTATGCAACAATGAAGGGGACGCGCCTGCCTTCGGGCCACCCCTACGCTTTGACGGATGTCTACTATAATCCCTCGACCTTCCAGATTTCTTCACGCGGTCCAAACGGCAGCCCAGCGGACTGGCAAGACGTGGGAAGCGACGCAGACGATATTACGAATTTTGGGATCTAA
- a CDS encoding DNA double-strand break repair Rad50 ATPase, whose amino-acid sequence MWIRSIELVGFGRLRGSYTFQKSACNILCHENEFGKTTVVDAILYTLFGMPDTGFGRSELKPRDRYRPWGGGGSSEYRTVLEVELDSGTGYRILADFSQQKNWFKVLDASTGKPVGGVAESFGRHFLRMSDKAFLSCFLLKQDSRSDAKDRDELVQTIEHFVSSSANQQGASVSAAIARLSDVKLTYPSLAESPVKLETLLTRMEDRLRDLASQMRQIEVTEEERNRLEHELEEFQQELRKLEHQERKLQAALLIRETRELEEQLKAAELRELDYRSQVNECRTLEAFKAFAPEQVPRLHELAAKIRQLESELKQQKTYRATRYDEPIQTLERELADFPSALENLEPETPRQLERDAAFLRSREEEAEARRRELREVEARLSAAGLPLDELRALQERMDQISPDDIQVLVNYRRRRLELDTNIAQQAREEAEATTRVTAIRGRISAQRNLVGAIILGTVVSAGLAIAAFLLKKYALVGTAFGVLALVLTGAALVLSARLRRLSGSELELALHEESTKRSEVRRLEEKRAELDNAFRRVLSASGLTEENVAEFERLAHIIGEVRDYLRLRQRLEDLESSLQELYARTSETVRLVEPTLGTERLDAAVAERCARKLERYFEVRQQLKTLRSEQAELSQKIAVQQAELEASLTEINAILNDAHTEGLDLDERVRNYVRNSEKAAKWRKLFEELKEAKLLSEDEKAEKRATLEEKRRRLDILFSQDALLERESLGAATRPTPDLMNELASVQQRLAEKREEYGRRLQLVDSKLEQWRTRYPALKDEYDRLQDDKLQFDQMREALAIAAAKLEAISKQLAENWSQALNERFSALLRSFAPNYSRASIQKGWEVAVYSEDADKWLENKLLGHLSRGARDQVELALRVAASEYLSEHVGRVPIVLDEPFAHWDDERFVLGMVALSQLAASHQVILLTCHRQRMEWLQEKHPALASRLHFCEFSPSG is encoded by the coding sequence ATGTGGATTCGAAGCATTGAGTTGGTGGGATTCGGGCGCCTGCGGGGAAGCTACACGTTCCAAAAGAGCGCCTGTAACATCCTGTGTCACGAAAATGAGTTCGGCAAAACCACGGTCGTGGATGCCATCCTCTACACCCTTTTCGGCATGCCTGACACAGGCTTCGGCCGGTCTGAGCTCAAGCCGCGGGATCGTTATCGGCCATGGGGAGGCGGGGGGAGCAGCGAGTACCGCACCGTCCTCGAGGTGGAGCTCGACAGCGGGACCGGCTACCGGATCTTGGCGGATTTTTCTCAGCAAAAGAACTGGTTCAAAGTCCTTGACGCATCAACAGGGAAACCCGTCGGCGGTGTGGCTGAATCCTTTGGGCGACATTTTCTCCGGATGTCGGATAAAGCTTTCCTCAGCTGCTTTCTGCTCAAGCAGGACAGCCGGAGCGACGCGAAGGATCGCGATGAGCTCGTGCAAACAATTGAGCATTTTGTGAGTTCGAGTGCAAACCAACAGGGGGCTTCGGTCAGTGCTGCGATTGCCCGCCTTAGTGACGTGAAGCTCACGTATCCCAGCCTCGCGGAATCGCCCGTGAAGCTTGAGACGCTGCTTACGCGCATGGAGGACCGTCTTCGCGACTTGGCAAGCCAAATGCGTCAGATTGAAGTGACCGAAGAGGAGCGAAATCGGCTCGAGCACGAGCTTGAGGAGTTTCAACAGGAGCTGCGCAAACTCGAACACCAAGAACGCAAATTGCAGGCAGCCCTGCTTATCCGTGAAACGCGTGAGCTCGAAGAGCAATTAAAAGCGGCCGAGTTGCGGGAGCTGGATTATCGGAGCCAAGTCAACGAGTGCCGGACGTTGGAAGCTTTCAAGGCGTTCGCCCCCGAACAGGTTCCTCGGCTTCACGAACTCGCAGCCAAAATTCGCCAACTGGAATCTGAGCTGAAGCAACAAAAAACGTATCGCGCAACGCGCTACGATGAACCCATTCAAACGCTGGAGCGAGAATTAGCTGATTTCCCATCGGCTTTGGAGAATCTTGAGCCGGAAACCCCTCGCCAGCTGGAGCGCGACGCTGCGTTCCTGCGCTCGCGCGAAGAAGAGGCGGAAGCGCGTCGACGTGAGCTCCGCGAAGTCGAGGCACGATTGAGCGCCGCCGGCCTCCCCCTCGATGAATTGCGTGCGCTCCAAGAGCGGATGGATCAGATTTCGCCCGATGATATTCAGGTATTGGTAAACTATCGGCGGCGCCGACTCGAGCTCGACACCAACATTGCTCAACAAGCGCGCGAAGAAGCTGAAGCCACAACCCGGGTGACGGCCATTCGGGGCCGCATCTCCGCTCAGCGCAATCTGGTGGGAGCCATCATCCTTGGCACAGTAGTTTCCGCTGGCTTGGCGATTGCCGCATTCTTGCTCAAGAAATACGCACTGGTCGGCACCGCCTTCGGTGTGCTCGCGCTCGTCCTCACGGGTGCAGCCTTGGTTCTTAGCGCACGCTTGCGCAGGTTGTCGGGTTCCGAATTGGAGCTGGCGTTGCATGAAGAAAGCACAAAGCGAAGCGAGGTGCGGCGGTTAGAGGAGAAGCGGGCAGAGCTGGATAATGCTTTCCGGCGCGTGCTGTCGGCAAGTGGTCTCACAGAGGAGAACGTCGCAGAATTTGAGCGTCTTGCGCACATCATCGGTGAGGTGCGCGACTACCTGCGGCTTCGACAACGATTAGAAGACTTGGAGTCGAGTTTGCAGGAACTTTACGCGCGGACGAGTGAGACCGTGCGACTGGTAGAGCCCACGTTGGGCACAGAACGTTTGGATGCCGCTGTAGCTGAGCGGTGTGCGCGGAAGCTCGAGCGCTATTTTGAGGTCCGCCAGCAATTGAAAACCCTGCGCTCGGAGCAGGCCGAATTGTCCCAGAAGATCGCAGTTCAGCAAGCCGAACTCGAAGCCAGTCTCACAGAAATCAACGCAATCCTGAACGATGCTCACACAGAGGGTCTGGATCTCGACGAGCGAGTCCGCAACTACGTACGCAACAGCGAAAAAGCCGCAAAATGGCGTAAGCTCTTCGAGGAACTCAAGGAGGCCAAATTACTTAGCGAAGACGAAAAAGCGGAAAAACGCGCAACGCTGGAGGAGAAACGACGGCGACTGGATATCCTCTTTTCTCAAGACGCTCTGCTGGAGCGCGAAAGTTTGGGGGCCGCTACGCGCCCTACACCCGATCTGATGAATGAATTGGCGTCTGTGCAGCAACGCCTTGCGGAAAAACGTGAGGAGTATGGCCGGAGGCTTCAGCTCGTAGACAGCAAGCTCGAGCAATGGCGAACACGCTACCCTGCTCTGAAAGACGAATACGATCGACTCCAAGACGACAAGCTCCAGTTCGACCAAATGCGTGAAGCTCTTGCGATCGCAGCAGCGAAACTCGAAGCCATTTCGAAGCAGTTGGCCGAAAATTGGAGCCAAGCTCTCAACGAGCGTTTCAGCGCCCTGCTGCGGAGTTTTGCTCCCAATTACTCCCGAGCCTCAATCCAAAAGGGATGGGAAGTGGCTGTTTACTCCGAGGATGCGGACAAGTGGCTGGAAAACAAACTGCTTGGGCATCTCAGCCGCGGCGCGCGTGATCAGGTTGAACTGGCTTTGCGGGTCGCAGCCAGTGAGTATCTGTCGGAACACGTAGGTAGGGTCCCAATTGTGCTCGATGAACCTTTCGCTCATTGGGATGATGAACGTTTTGTGCTTGGAATGGTTGCGCTGAGCCAGCTCGCTGCCAGCCATCAGGTGATTTTGCTCACCTGCCACCGTCAGAGGATGGAGTGGCTGCAGGAGAAGCACCCGGCGCTGGCGAGCCGCCTGCATTTCTGTGAATTCTCACCCTCTGGATAG
- a CDS encoding D-tyrosyl-tRNA(Tyr) deacylase, producing the protein MKAVIQRVREASVSVDGKVVGEIGEGLLVLAGIARDDTEATLRSVASKIVNLRIFEDEEGRMNRSLLEICGQLLVVSQFTLMADCRRGRRPSFTDAAPPEVAAGLFERFVEILREHPCKVETGVFQAMMEVRLNNWGPVTIILDSADLLAPRRGKPEPSEFDKTS; encoded by the coding sequence ATGAAAGCAGTCATTCAACGGGTACGCGAAGCAAGTGTGAGCGTTGACGGCAAGGTAGTGGGTGAAATCGGAGAGGGCCTCCTGGTGCTCGCGGGGATTGCCAGAGACGACACAGAGGCCACCCTGCGAAGTGTCGCATCGAAGATTGTCAACCTGCGGATTTTTGAAGACGAAGAAGGACGCATGAACCGCTCCTTGCTTGAAATCTGCGGCCAGTTGCTGGTGGTGAGCCAGTTCACGCTCATGGCAGATTGCCGACGGGGTCGCCGACCAAGCTTCACGGACGCAGCGCCGCCGGAAGTCGCGGCAGGCTTGTTCGAGCGGTTTGTCGAAATCCTGCGCGAACACCCCTGCAAGGTGGAGACCGGAGTTTTTCAGGCCATGATGGAAGTCCGGCTCAACAATTGGGGGCCGGTGACCATCATCTTAGATTCGGCGGATCTTTTGGCGCCGCGGCGGGGAAAACCTGAGCCGAGCGAGTTCGACAAAACTTCTTGA
- a CDS encoding S-adenosylmethionine-dependent methyltransferase, protein MNIEEYHKMHALEKNYWWFQARRKMIRTLLAELVPKCRVPADAALASRPALRILDIGCGTGMLMEDLQAYGWVAGLDFSPVALAYCRERRLPNLARADVQRLPVRSNSVDLLTALDLVEHVEDDRKLMGEIHRVLRPGGYALMSVPAHKRLWSNHDVALHHFRRYEKSEFRQLVLGAGLEIEKCSYMMASIYWPAAIYRRLKKHFLRPSASPKTDEFPLPVWVNALLRAVVSAEAPLLRRYSMPCGLSIVCIARKPA, encoded by the coding sequence GTGAACATCGAAGAATACCACAAAATGCACGCATTGGAGAAGAACTACTGGTGGTTCCAGGCGCGCAGAAAAATGATACGAACGCTGCTCGCTGAGCTTGTACCCAAGTGTCGGGTGCCTGCCGACGCAGCGCTGGCATCCCGCCCGGCCCTGCGTATTCTCGATATCGGCTGCGGCACCGGCATGCTAATGGAAGATCTGCAGGCTTACGGCTGGGTGGCCGGTTTGGATTTTTCCCCAGTGGCCCTTGCCTATTGCCGAGAACGGCGCCTTCCCAACTTGGCTCGCGCCGATGTGCAACGGTTACCCGTGCGCAGCAACTCCGTGGATCTGCTCACAGCACTTGATCTCGTTGAACATGTTGAGGACGACCGCAAGCTCATGGGGGAAATCCATCGGGTATTACGCCCCGGCGGTTACGCCTTGATGAGCGTGCCGGCGCACAAAAGGCTTTGGAGCAACCACGATGTGGCTCTTCACCATTTTCGCCGCTACGAAAAGTCTGAATTCCGACAACTTGTCTTAGGGGCCGGATTAGAGATTGAAAAGTGCTCCTACATGATGGCGAGTATTTATTGGCCCGCGGCGATCTATCGCCGACTGAAGAAGCACTTTTTGCGCCCTTCCGCCTCCCCCAAGACCGATGAGTTTCCATTGCCAGTATGGGTCAACGCACTACTTCGGGCGGTTGTGTCCGCAGAAGCCCCCCTCCTCCGGCGCTATTCCATGCCCTGCGGTCTATCCATCGTCTGCATCGCAAGAAAACCTGCCTGA
- a CDS encoding Branched-chain amino acid aminotransferase, with translation MKIWIDGQLYDKHEAKISVFDHCLLYGDGVFEGIRIYNGCIYRLEQHLDRLWSSAKYIKLAIPLSREEMVAAIAETVRANGLRDGYIRLVVTRGVGDLGLNPNLCPRPTVFIIADQIRLFPQELYEKGIHVISAAVQRQPVSALNPRVKSCNYLNSILARIEANNAGAHEALILDLRGFVVEGTADNVFVVRNGVITTPPVYLGALRGITRDAVIEIAQEKGLPVREEPFTLYEVYDADELFLTGTAAEVVPVVQVDGRTIGSGKPGPIYACLLEEFRKRAPRDGYQVYE, from the coding sequence ATGAAAATCTGGATTGACGGTCAGCTCTACGACAAACACGAGGCAAAGATCAGCGTCTTTGATCACTGCCTGCTTTACGGCGACGGGGTTTTCGAAGGAATCCGGATTTACAACGGATGCATTTATCGGCTTGAGCAACATTTGGACCGGCTATGGTCCTCGGCGAAATACATCAAACTTGCCATCCCTCTCTCACGCGAGGAGATGGTCGCCGCCATCGCTGAAACGGTGCGCGCAAATGGTCTGCGCGACGGATACATTCGCTTGGTTGTTACGCGCGGGGTGGGCGACCTCGGTTTGAATCCCAATTTGTGTCCGCGACCAACGGTATTTATCATCGCCGATCAGATCCGACTTTTCCCGCAGGAGCTTTATGAAAAGGGGATTCACGTGATTTCGGCGGCGGTGCAGCGTCAACCCGTGAGCGCGCTGAATCCAAGGGTGAAATCCTGCAATTACCTGAATAGCATCCTTGCACGGATCGAAGCCAACAATGCGGGAGCTCACGAAGCCCTGATTTTAGACTTGCGGGGATTCGTGGTCGAGGGAACGGCGGATAACGTCTTTGTGGTTCGTAATGGAGTCATCACTACGCCCCCGGTGTATCTGGGAGCCCTGCGGGGGATCACCCGCGACGCAGTGATTGAAATTGCTCAAGAAAAAGGCCTGCCCGTCCGGGAAGAACCCTTCACCCTCTACGAAGTTTACGATGCAGATGAGCTATTCCTGACGGGAACAGCCGCAGAAGTGGTGCCGGTGGTGCAAGTGGATGGTCGCACGATTGGGTCGGGAAAACCCGGCCCTATTTACGCCTGTCTGCTGGAAGAATTTCGCAAGCGAGCCCCTCGAGACGGCTACCAAGTGTACGAATAA
- a CDS encoding Aldo-keto reductase, which produces MTQQQGMDLGTVALGTWSGGRFMHFGADVGEERFIGLFRKAYDLGIRTFVTADVYGMGEADRLLGQALADLGRSSYCLVGAVGHDFYTGSRAGEKGFPRFTDPELRDDTQYASYLQMATEKALQRLGTDYFDLLLLHNPDWLGYSHPKVWEALADLMESKVTRMLGIAPGPANGFTLDILSAFERYSSLIDWVMLILNPLEPWPSNLVLPAAEQLGVKVLARVVDHGGLFLDSLRPGDPIPRNDHRAFRPPNWIEAAQPKLERMREIAEGHGMTLLQLACQWTLAQPAVASVVPTLIQELAPHAKPIESLLEELAAVPKCPKLTATEVEEISRLGDNRGCMPLKGASSQYLGPPKADQWPLMEHHREAAERWGIEPDRDLYCPHDPRDVREIGAPRNGVVQAMDRRLYLQLLAFGECEDTPALAHELREVSREFTDPPLEWVLYEDLADPQGVALVLLDEDPRRLMERQRYLCRATALAHMVLKEDLVMFGRTYATGRDPDLNEVLFERPRNYLFNRSWPWAVWYPLRRKPEFERLPREEQVRILMEHASMGRVFGECDYAHDVRLACYGMDRNDNEFVVGLVGPDLHRLSRLVQEMRKSRQTSEYIQSLGPFLVGYAVARSTDQANVK; this is translated from the coding sequence ATGACTCAACAACAAGGAATGGATCTCGGGACGGTCGCGCTCGGCACGTGGAGCGGCGGCCGCTTCATGCACTTTGGGGCTGACGTCGGCGAAGAGCGTTTCATTGGGCTTTTCCGAAAGGCGTACGATCTTGGAATCCGCACCTTTGTGACGGCCGACGTCTACGGCATGGGCGAGGCCGATCGGTTGCTGGGGCAAGCCCTTGCCGATCTGGGCCGTTCGAGCTACTGCCTCGTCGGGGCGGTGGGCCACGACTTCTATACGGGCTCACGGGCAGGCGAAAAGGGGTTTCCGCGCTTCACTGACCCCGAGCTTCGCGACGACACGCAGTATGCCTCCTATCTTCAGATGGCGACTGAGAAGGCGCTTCAGAGGCTGGGCACCGATTACTTCGACCTCCTTCTCCTACACAATCCCGACTGGCTAGGTTACTCTCACCCAAAGGTGTGGGAGGCGCTTGCCGACCTCATGGAATCCAAGGTGACCCGAATGCTTGGCATTGCACCGGGACCCGCGAATGGATTCACGCTCGATATCCTGAGCGCATTCGAGCGTTACTCGTCGCTGATTGATTGGGTCATGCTGATCCTCAATCCCCTCGAGCCATGGCCAAGCAACCTCGTGCTACCTGCAGCTGAGCAACTGGGGGTGAAAGTTCTTGCGCGGGTCGTAGATCACGGCGGCCTTTTCCTTGATAGTCTGCGGCCCGGCGATCCGATCCCGCGCAATGACCATCGTGCCTTCCGCCCCCCAAACTGGATCGAAGCGGCACAACCGAAGCTGGAACGTATGCGGGAAATTGCGGAAGGCCACGGCATGACCCTTCTTCAGCTTGCATGCCAGTGGACCTTGGCACAACCGGCCGTAGCCTCGGTGGTTCCGACGTTGATTCAAGAACTCGCACCCCATGCAAAACCAATTGAGAGCTTACTGGAGGAACTGGCGGCCGTTCCGAAATGCCCCAAGTTGACAGCCACGGAAGTCGAGGAAATCTCGCGATTGGGCGACAACCGCGGCTGCATGCCCCTGAAGGGCGCTTCTTCGCAGTATTTGGGGCCGCCAAAGGCAGATCAGTGGCCACTTATGGAGCACCACCGCGAAGCAGCCGAACGGTGGGGCATCGAGCCGGATCGTGATCTCTATTGTCCGCACGATCCGCGTGATGTTCGCGAGATCGGCGCCCCTCGCAACGGTGTCGTGCAAGCCATGGATCGGCGCTTGTACCTGCAGTTGCTGGCCTTTGGGGAGTGCGAGGACACCCCCGCGCTTGCGCATGAGTTGCGCGAGGTCTCGCGCGAGTTTACCGACCCGCCGCTCGAGTGGGTGCTCTATGAGGACCTCGCAGATCCCCAAGGCGTGGCACTTGTGCTCTTGGACGAAGATCCTCGGCGGCTGATGGAGCGACAACGTTACCTCTGTCGCGCCACCGCACTCGCGCACATGGTGCTGAAAGAAGACCTTGTGATGTTTGGACGAACGTACGCGACGGGGCGCGATCCAGACTTGAATGAAGTGCTCTTTGAGCGGCCGCGCAATTACCTCTTCAATCGCTCGTGGCCGTGGGCGGTGTGGTATCCTCTGCGGCGCAAACCCGAGTTCGAAAGGCTTCCGCGGGAAGAGCAGGTTCGGATTTTAATGGAGCACGCCTCGATGGGGCGCGTCTTCGGCGAATGCGATTATGCCCACGATGTTCGGCTGGCGTGCTATGGGATGGATCGCAACGACAATGAGTTTGTGGTGGGGCTCGTGGGGCCAGATCTTCACCGCCTCTCCCGCCTTGTGCAGGAAATGCGCAAGAGCCGTCAGACGAGCGAGTACATCCAATCCCTTGGGCCATTTCTCGTGGGATACGCGGTGGCACGCAGCACGGACCAAGCCAACGTCAAATAA